A single genomic interval of Blastopirellula marina harbors:
- a CDS encoding sialidase family protein, with translation MRWQSFWVGLLLVGLASLATAADPEFSVTIEHHFPCPSDAFWFQARATAIPQAGDENPSILLTMQPHGMKGTHNYAGIVSATSPDLGRTWDGPKSHDELEVRTPDQKDLASYLVVPVDATPQYHPQTGKVLLIGATFYVDPLTQKDIPGGQSDIFYAVYDPEDNAWSDWRTVAFPESFRWPYKRSGCAQWVVQPNGELLLPFYFGEHNNSIHYAAVARCKFDGTTLKYVEHGSQHKLDFGRGMSEPSLAKFEDTYYLTMRNDKAAYVSTSDDGLHFSEAEKWRFDDGQELGSYNTQQHFLARPGGLYLAYTRRGADNDDVMRHRAPIFLAKIDPTTHRILRQTEQIVVPKEGSAAMGNFGVCDITPQESWIVVAKRTTTPGEKNVIVSRIRWE, from the coding sequence ATGCGCTGGCAATCATTTTGGGTCGGTCTTCTGTTGGTAGGCTTGGCAAGCCTAGCCACTGCGGCGGACCCTGAGTTTTCAGTGACGATCGAGCATCATTTCCCTTGCCCCAGCGATGCGTTTTGGTTTCAGGCCCGGGCGACGGCGATTCCGCAAGCGGGCGATGAAAATCCCTCGATTCTGTTGACGATGCAGCCGCACGGAATGAAGGGGACGCACAACTACGCTGGGATCGTGAGTGCCACAAGCCCCGATCTGGGGCGAACCTGGGACGGGCCGAAGTCTCACGACGAACTTGAGGTGCGAACGCCAGACCAAAAGGACTTGGCTTCGTACTTGGTGGTACCGGTCGATGCGACGCCGCAGTATCATCCACAAACGGGCAAGGTGCTGCTGATCGGGGCCACGTTTTACGTCGATCCGCTAACGCAGAAGGATATACCAGGCGGGCAAAGTGATATCTTTTACGCCGTCTACGATCCTGAAGACAACGCGTGGAGTGACTGGCGAACGGTCGCGTTTCCGGAGTCATTTCGGTGGCCTTACAAACGGAGTGGCTGTGCCCAATGGGTGGTCCAGCCAAATGGAGAACTGCTGTTGCCGTTCTACTTTGGCGAGCACAACAACAGCATTCACTACGCGGCGGTCGCTCGCTGCAAGTTCGACGGCACCACGCTGAAATACGTGGAGCACGGCAGCCAGCATAAACTCGATTTTGGCCGCGGGATGAGCGAGCCCTCTCTGGCGAAATTCGAGGACACGTACTATCTCACGATGCGAAACGACAAGGCCGCTTACGTCAGCACCAGCGACGATGGCCTTCATTTCAGCGAAGCGGAAAAGTGGCGATTCGATGACGGCCAGGAGCTAGGCAGCTACAACACGCAGCAACATTTTCTGGCTCGGCCCGGTGGTTTGTACTTGGCTTACACCCGCCGTGGTGCTGACAACGACGACGTCATGCGACACCGAGCCCCAATCTTCCTGGCGAAAATCGATCCCACGACCCATCGCATCCTTCGCCAGACCGAGCAGATTGTCGTCCCGAAAGAAGGTTCCGCAGCGATGGGTAACTTTGGGGTCTGCGACATCACGCCGCAGGAAAGCTGGATCGTGGTTGCCAAGCGAACGACGACCCCCGGCGAGAAGAACGTGATTGTGTCGCGGATTCGTTGGGAGTGA
- a CDS encoding class I SAM-dependent methyltransferase has protein sequence MPEKDFAPIENDYAFFMAHATEAESDIVAYQRELADFLLDRTSIRMLDFGCGNGDFSAPLLNALNLPPEVLYLSLCEPVTHQLDQAAERVARFSHHSVETLEDVSSAKDQQFDLILSNHVLYYVQDLSQTIGEMRRTLQPEGKLAFAIANAENVIVAIWKAGFALINQPVPYYMSEDVQRVLAEQGFAVQKTEAKFQMRFPDSEENRMKILRFCFGHHLEGIPLPQLLGMFDPYQQDGTIVIDTYSDHLLAELKPEG, from the coding sequence ATGCCCGAAAAAGACTTCGCGCCGATTGAGAATGACTACGCCTTTTTCATGGCCCATGCCACCGAAGCGGAAAGCGACATCGTGGCCTATCAGCGTGAACTGGCCGACTTCCTGCTCGACCGCACTTCGATTCGCATGCTCGACTTCGGCTGTGGCAACGGCGACTTCTCGGCCCCGCTACTCAACGCGCTAAACTTGCCGCCCGAGGTGCTGTATCTTTCCCTCTGCGAACCGGTCACCCATCAGCTCGATCAGGCCGCCGAACGTGTAGCCCGGTTCAGCCATCACTCGGTCGAAACGCTTGAGGACGTTTCCTCGGCCAAGGATCAGCAGTTCGATTTAATCCTCTCGAACCATGTCCTGTATTATGTCCAGGATCTCTCGCAAACCATCGGCGAGATGCGCCGCACCTTGCAGCCGGAAGGCAAGCTGGCGTTTGCGATCGCCAATGCCGAGAACGTGATCGTCGCCATCTGGAAGGCTGGCTTCGCCCTGATCAACCAGCCGGTGCCGTATTACATGTCGGAAGATGTCCAGCGAGTCCTGGCCGAACAAGGCTTTGCCGTCCAAAAGACGGAAGCCAAGTTCCAAATGCGTTTCCCCGATTCGGAAGAGAACCGAATGAAAATTCTTCGCTTCTGCTTCGGCCACCACTTGGAAGGCATCCCCTTGCCACAGCTACTCGGCATGTTCGATCCGTATCAACAAGACGGAACCATTGTCATCGACACCTACAGCGATCACCTGCTGGCAGAATTGAAGCCGGAAGGTTAA
- a CDS encoding carbonic anhydrase → MCDSHSNSRRTFMRNTALAAGALGLSPLSSLSADTKPTSLVPDDILSELVAGNIRFASGKPTVEPRTPADFARDAQGQAPPAIVLGCADSRVPPEIVFDQPVGGLFTLRVAGNMIGSGPILLGSVEFAVAELGARVIVVMGHSSCGACRAAIDHIDNNETLPGAIEGMVDYIRPVVRQEQGKPGDKLVNVTKANALYNAKKLAKTGSIIPNFVDSGKVKIVGAYYNLSTGVVDFLDA, encoded by the coding sequence ATGTGTGATTCTCACTCGAATTCACGTCGTACGTTCATGCGTAACACGGCTTTGGCTGCTGGGGCTTTGGGCTTGAGCCCGCTTTCGTCCCTTTCGGCCGACACCAAACCGACGTCGCTGGTCCCCGACGATATCTTGTCGGAACTGGTTGCTGGCAACATCCGCTTCGCCAGCGGAAAGCCCACCGTCGAGCCTCGTACGCCAGCCGACTTCGCGCGAGACGCGCAAGGTCAGGCCCCGCCTGCGATCGTCCTGGGCTGTGCCGATTCGCGTGTTCCGCCAGAGATCGTCTTTGACCAACCGGTCGGTGGCCTATTCACTTTGCGAGTGGCTGGCAACATGATAGGTTCCGGCCCGATTCTGCTGGGCAGCGTCGAGTTCGCCGTCGCCGAACTCGGTGCCCGCGTAATCGTTGTGATGGGTCACAGTTCGTGCGGTGCTTGCCGGGCGGCGATCGACCACATCGATAACAACGAAACCCTGCCAGGCGCGATCGAAGGCATGGTCGATTACATTCGCCCGGTCGTTCGTCAGGAACAAGGCAAGCCCGGCGACAAGCTGGTCAACGTCACCAAAGCCAACGCTTTGTACAACGCCAAGAAGCTGGCCAAGACCGGGAGCATTATCCCCAACTTTGTCGATAGTGGCAAAGTGAAAATCGTCGGCGCCTACTACAACCTGTCAACCGGCGTTGTTGATTTCCTGGATGCCTAA
- a CDS encoding GNAT family N-acetyltransferase: MSTVHILPVPFFSELANLAMGLRREVFVLEQNVPEEEEYDALDPTSQHYVAIYKGNVVATARVIHGDQATRISRFAVRKSQRGTGVGAKLMAFIMQHLSEAGHEKVFLNSQEDKIGFYAKHGFAAYGDVFYECEIPHRRMTNWGSA, from the coding sequence ATGAGCACCGTTCACATTTTGCCGGTTCCCTTTTTCAGCGAGTTGGCCAACCTGGCCATGGGGCTTCGGCGCGAGGTCTTCGTCCTGGAGCAAAACGTTCCGGAGGAAGAGGAATACGATGCGCTCGACCCGACCTCACAGCACTATGTTGCGATTTACAAGGGAAACGTCGTCGCCACCGCGCGGGTGATTCACGGGGATCAGGCGACCAGGATTTCGCGGTTCGCCGTGCGAAAGTCGCAGCGTGGTACCGGGGTGGGAGCCAAGCTGATGGCCTTTATCATGCAGCACTTAAGCGAAGCAGGGCACGAGAAGGTCTTTTTGAACTCGCAAGAAGACAAGATCGGTTTCTATGCCAAGCATGGCTTCGCAGCCTATGGCGATGTCTTCTATGAATGCGAGATCCCGCATCGCAGAATGACCAACTGGGGATCGGCGTAA
- a CDS encoding fasciclin domain-containing protein produces the protein MLALAASSVHAADTKDIVDTAVSAGKFKTLVAAVTEADLVETLKSKGPFTVFAPTDEAFAALPDGTVETLLKPENKEKLVKILTYHVVPGKVMAKDAMKLKEAKTVEGSTIDIEVKDGNVMIDEAKVVKADIECSNGVIHVINKVIMP, from the coding sequence ATGCTCGCTCTGGCCGCTTCTTCCGTCCACGCTGCAGACACGAAGGACATTGTCGACACCGCGGTATCCGCTGGTAAGTTCAAGACCTTGGTCGCCGCCGTCACGGAAGCCGACTTGGTTGAGACACTCAAGAGCAAAGGTCCATTCACTGTTTTTGCTCCAACCGACGAAGCCTTTGCCGCATTGCCAGACGGCACGGTTGAAACGCTGTTGAAGCCAGAAAATAAGGAAAAGCTTGTCAAGATTCTGACCTATCACGTCGTGCCAGGCAAAGTGATGGCCAAGGACGCGATGAAATTGAAAGAAGCCAAGACCGTTGAAGGCTCGACTATCGACATCGAAGTCAAAGATGGCAACGTGATGATCGACGAAGCAAAGGTCGTCAAAGCGGACATCGAATGCTCGAATGGCGTGATCCACGTCATCAATAAGGTCATCATGCCGTAG
- a CDS encoding RraA family protein, producing the protein MSPEPSPADRPLSAEEFVQLKSWNTPTVYNGWEQITQRNPASEGFNLEETRDFMPHMGAMVGVAVTVVIEPSNPSHKANSPTAFSEYRRYMASVPGPKIVVVQDLDKPAYVGAFWGEVNSNIHRTLGCVGTITDGAIRDLDEMTGVGFKAIAKRLCVGHGFVHPVRWNCPVDVFGRRVNPGDLIHADKHGFLVVQPEEARQLVEAAKFMDDNEHATVIAAARNLTLGGKEEVLANIDAAAIEFGAIARSRFGKQGEF; encoded by the coding sequence ATGTCCCCAGAACCCTCGCCTGCGGATCGTCCTCTTTCCGCGGAAGAATTCGTTCAATTGAAGAGCTGGAATACGCCGACGGTTTACAACGGTTGGGAGCAGATCACGCAGCGAAATCCGGCCAGTGAAGGATTCAATTTGGAGGAGACGCGCGACTTCATGCCGCACATGGGGGCGATGGTCGGCGTGGCAGTGACGGTGGTGATCGAACCGAGTAATCCGTCGCACAAAGCGAATTCGCCAACCGCGTTTAGTGAGTACCGGCGTTACATGGCCAGTGTGCCCGGTCCAAAAATTGTGGTAGTGCAAGATCTGGATAAGCCTGCGTATGTCGGCGCATTTTGGGGCGAGGTCAACTCGAACATTCATCGCACGCTCGGTTGTGTCGGTACGATCACGGACGGGGCGATTCGCGACTTGGACGAGATGACTGGCGTCGGTTTCAAAGCAATCGCCAAGCGGCTGTGTGTCGGGCATGGCTTTGTCCATCCGGTGCGTTGGAACTGCCCTGTCGATGTTTTCGGCCGCCGCGTAAACCCAGGCGATTTGATCCATGCCGACAAGCACGGCTTTTTGGTCGTCCAGCCAGAGGAAGCTCGCCAATTGGTCGAAGCCGCGAAATTTATGGACGACAACGAACACGCCACCGTGATCGCTGCTGCTCGTAACTTGACGCTGGGAGGCAAAGAGGAAGTACTGGCCAACATCGACGCTGCGGCCATCGAGTTCGGCGCGATAGCCCGCAGCCGCTTCGGCAAACAAGGAGAATTCTGA